The sequence GAGCTGAGACAACTGCGTCCGGCCTGGGTCTTTTTCTACGATGACAACTTCGCTGCAAACCCCACGCACACCAAAGAGCTGCTGCGCGCGATGATCGCCGAAGGCATCACCCCCAAGTGGAGCGCGCAGGTGCGCATCGACGTGGCGGACGACCAGGAACTCATGGACCTCATGAAGCGCGCGGGCTGCACCTACGTCTACATAGGCATCGAATCGATCAACCCGAACACGCTCAAGGCCCTCAACAAGGGCCAGACCCCGGAGCGGATCGAGTGGGCCGTGAACCGCATAAACGCCTACGGCATCAACATACACGGCATGTTCATCTTTGGGTCCGACCAGGACGACCCTGAGACGATAAAGGCGACGGTCAAGTTCGCGAAACGCACCTCGCTCGCCTCGGTCCAGTTCATGGTGCTCACCCCTCTGCCCGGCACTCCGGTATACGAGAATCTGCGCGACGAGGGCAGGCTCATCTGCAAAGACTGGGGCTATTACGACGCGCACCATGTGGTCTTCCAGCCCAGGGGCATGAGCGTGCTGCAGCTGCAGAAGCTCACGATGAAGGCGATGCTCAAGTTCTACTCGCTGAGGCAAATACTGAACCGCCTCTTCAGGTTCGACATATGGACGATGGCCATCCGCGCCTACGGCTGGCGCATGACGCGCAAGAGCCGCAGCAGCATGAAGGAGTTTCTGAGCCACCTGAGGGACGCGCGCCAAGGCATCGAGCTGCGCGCGCACAGGACCTCGGACGACCTGAAGGAGATGCTCAGCAAGGTGAACCTCGACAGGATCAGACAGCTCAAGGAAGAGAGGGTGAGGAAGTGGCGTTCCCAAACAAGGGCACGGGGGGAAGCGACATGACGCAGGTCTCTCATGAAACCATAGTCAAAGCCATATGCGAACAGGTCAGGTCCAGGGCCGGCCGAAACTCCCCGGCGAGGATACGCAAGGCCGCCCTCTCCCACTTCGTGCCTAATCCCAAAGAAAAGGACGACCTCCCGAAGATCGATCTCTCTCTGCTCACGAGGGTTCTCACGATCGACGAGGACGCGCGCACGTGCACCGCGGAATCCGGAGTCAGCTTCTCCGACCTCGTGAAAGCCACGCTGGAGAAGGGGCTCATCCCCTGCACCGTGCCCGAGCTCAAGGGCATCACCGTGGGCGGCGCGGTCTCCGGCTGCTCGATAGAGTCGATGTCCTACAAGCTCGGAGGGTTCCACGACAGCTGCCTCGAATACGAGCTGGTCACCGGCGCAGGCGCCGCGATCACCTGTTCGCCCGAGCGCAACGCGGAGCTCTTCCACATGCTGCACGGCTCGTACGGCACGCTGGGGCTCATCACCAGGGCCAAGTTCAAGCTCATCCCGGCCAAACCTTACGTGAAGATGACCTATGAGAAACACCGCTCCTTCTCCGAGTTCTGGAGGGAGCTCCGCAACCACTGCAACAGGGCTGACCACGACTTCATCGATGCGATAATCCACTCCAAGGACTCGTTCGTGATCTGTCTGGGAGACATGGCGGACGAAGCGCCCTACACGAGCAATTACGACTGGCTCAAGATATTCTACAAGAGCACGAACGAGCGGACGGAGGACTACCTCACCACCTACGACTACTTCTTCCGCTACGACGCCGAGTGCCACTGGCTCACAAAGACCGTACCGTTCATGGAGACGCTGCCGGCCAGGCTCCTGCTCGGCAAGATGCTGCTGGGCTCCACGAACCTCATCAAGTGGTCGAAGCGCGTGAGCCCGATGATGAAGCTGAAGAAGCGGCCCGAGGTCGTGGTCGACGTCTTCATTCCGTCGCGCCGCTTCGAGGACTTCTACCGCTGGTACGAGCGCGACTTCGACTTCTATCCGCTCTGGATCGTGCCCTACAGGTCCCCCCAGCTCTACCCCTGGATCAACGACAGCTACGCCAAGGGCATCGACGACACGCTCTTCATCGATTGCGCGGTCTACGGCAAGAAAAACTCGCGGCCGGACATAGACTACTCGGAGCTGCTCGAGCGCAAGACCATCGAGCTCAACGGGCTGAAGACCCTCATCTCCCGCAACCACTTCGACGAGAAAACCTTCTGGAAGGTCTACGACAAACCGCGCTACGACAAGATCAAGGCTCAGACCGACCCCTCCGGCGTGTTCATGAACCTCTACGACAAGTTCAGCCCGAAACATTATTGAAAGGCGCCATGCCGGCTGCAGACGGAAAGAGGCAGGCTGCGGCAATCGCAACCCTGGTGCTGGTCACGGCCTTCTGGGGCGCCACGTTCGTCCTGGTCAAGTGGACCGTTGCGACCGTGGACGTCTACTACTTCCTCTTCCTCCGCTTCGCCCTGGCCGCATCTCTCCTCGCCGCGATCTTCCACAGAAAGCTCCGAAGACCCAGGCCCGCCACGCTGCTGGCCTCCCTCATCCTCGCCTCACTCATATTCTTCGCGTTTGCGCTCCAGACCGAAGGGCTCAAGATCACCACCGCCTCCAACTCCTCACTGATCAGCGGGATGTATATGGTCATGATACCGTTCTTCGTCATGATCTATCCGAGGAAGAAGCCGGACGGCTTTGCCATAGCCGCGGTGGCGATCGCCTCCGCCGGGCTCTTCCTGCTCACCAGGTTCTCGCTTACGGGTCTCAACGCGGGAGACCTGATGACGCTCGGATGCGCAGCGGCATTCGCCTGGCACATCACCCTCACCGGCGAATTCACCTTCAAACACGAGATAGCGCAGCTCGTAGTCTTCCAGATTGCCTTTGTGGCCCTCATGAGCCTCGTCGCAGTGGCTGCCCGGGGGACCCCTTTCACCGGCCTGCCGCCGATCGGATGGCTCACCCTCGCAATCACGGCCGTATTCGCCACCGCGCTCGCGTTCACGGTGCAGACCTGGGCCCAGCGGGTGGTGGATCCCACCCGCACCGGCATCATATTCGCCCTGGAAGCGGTCTTCGGCGTCTTCTTCGGATGGCTGCTGGGGGGCGACTCCTTCACCTCTCTCTCCCTCCTGGGCGCCTGCCTGATGGTCGCAGGCATGATGATCTCCGAAATCAAGCCGCTGGCCAAGTACGCCATGGATAAACTCTTCGCTTAGATTGACGTCGCGTCCTTTTGCTGGTATTTTCAGTTCAGAAATCAAAAAAAGGGGGACTATATGGGCGAACAGGTGGTGGTCGAACAGCTTCAGATTCAAGATATCCCGCCGGGAGTGGCCGGGATGAGCATGGGCATGATCGTCCTCATGGTCGTCGCCTATCTCTTCTGGGCCTATTGCATCGCAAGGATCGGCAAGAAGCTGGGCATGCCTCTGGGCTCCACGTTCGTATGGGCCCTGATCCCGATCGCCAACTTCTTCCTGCTCCTCAAGCTCGCGGCGAAACCGATGTGGTGGTTCATCCTGCTGCTCATCCCGATCGTCAACATCGTGATCATGATCCTCATGTGGATCGGGATAGTGGAGAGGCTGGGCAAGCCGACGTGGTGGGGGGTCTGCATCGCGCTGGTGCCTGTACTCAATCTCATCCTCTTCCTGATGCTCGCCTTCGAGAAACCGAAGGCCGCGACTGCCTGAGGCTCATTGAGATGAGACGAAAAAGGGCTCCTTTCGGAGCCCTTTTTATTTGTGATATCATACAGTTAGATGAGAGCGGGGAGACGGCGCGCGATCCTGTCCGCAGCCTCTTTGCACTGATCGACCGTGGGCACCATGGCCAGCCTCACAAACCCCTCGCCCGGATTGCCCTCCGCCGTCTCGTCGCCGATCCAGTTGCCGGGCGTGGCCACGATCGCGATGGCGGGATCGAGCAGGAGCTTGGCAAAATCGACGGAGGTCATGTTGCGCGGGACCTCCTGCCATATATACAGCGTAGCCGCGGGCCTGCACTCTGAAAGCCCTGCGCGCTTGAAGGCATCCACCACGATATCGCGCTTCTCTTTGTACAGCGCGCGCAGCCACTCCACGTGTCCCTCGTCCGAGAGCGCCGCTATGGCCGCCTCCTGGATAAAAGTCGGGGTGCCGGAATCGATGTTGGTCTTGAGCTTCTTGAACGCGGCGATGATATCGCGATCCCCCGCAACCCATCCGACCCGATAGCCGGTCATGCAGCTGCGCTTACTGAGCGACTGGAAGGCGACCACCCCTTCGCGCGCAAACTCGAGTATCGAATGCGGCGGGGCGCCGTAGTAGTTCTCAGTGTACGCCTCGTCCGAGGCGATGATGACATTGTGCTTCTTCCCAAACTCGATCGCACGCCTGAAGAAATCAGCGTCGCAGACCGCGCCGGTGGGGTTGTTGGGATAGTTGATCCACATGATCTTCGCGCGGCGGGCGACATCCAGCGGGATGGAATCGAGGTCAGGCAGGAACCCGTTCTTCTTGCAAAGGTTCACGAAATAAATTTCGCCCTCGGCAAAACGCGCGCCCCGTGAATACGGCGGATAGCCGGGATTCGGGCAGATGACTACGTCGCCCGGGTTGACGAAGGCCTCGGGGAAGTTGAAGACCGATTCCTTGGCGCCGATGGATGCGCTGATCTCTGTCTCAGGATCGAGAGAGACGTTGAACCGCCTCTTGGTCCACGCGGCGATCGCCTTTCTATACCCCTGCGAGCCGACGTAGCTCGGGTATCCGCCGCTCGCGTGCCGGTCCGCGCCCTGCTTCAGGGCGTTTCTCACGATCTCAGGCGTGGGCTCGGTCGGATCGCCGACGCCGAAGTCGATTATGTCGATCCCCTTGGCCCGAAGTTCCGCGACCTTTGCGTCGATCTCCGCAAACGGATAACCGGTCAACCCGGAAAGCCTCTTAGACACTGCGACTGCCATAACCCCTCCTGCGAAGCGTATTACCTGCAATAAACGCCCTCAGAGGTCAAGGACTCAAACACTGCTCCGGGTGCCAGTTCAGGGCAGCCACCTTTATTGTCATTCTGAGGCGGAGCCGAAGAACCCCCTGCAGACGTGACGGCTCGGCAGTGTCTGCCTCGCTTCGGCTCGCTCTCTCAAACGCCGTTCGCTCGCCTGCGCATTCGGCGCCGCTATATCATAGGGCTGCTGAATGCGGCGCCTCCTGACGCCGCTCGGCAAACACTCCCGAGCCGTCACGTCAAGTCGGCACTCAACGCCATTTTTAATTGATAGCAGGCGCCTGCCCTTCAATGAAACCTCTACGCTGAAAGCAAAACATTATTGACATTAGCTACATTGGAGACATCATATGAAGATGAAGAGCGTTGCGCTGCGCGATATGAAGACCGGCTTCAGCGATTACATCACCCAGGCGCAAAAGGATTATATCTTGATAACAAAGCACGGGAAGCCTGCGGCCATCGTCTGGGGGGTCGAGGGGCGCGATCTCGAAGACATCTTCTACATGACCAACCGCGCGTTCTGGACCACGATGCGCAAGCGGCGTTCACAGAAATCCATGCCCTGGAACAGCGCAAAACGCGAACTTGGTCTTTGAAGCGGAGTTTCTCCCACCCATCGCGCTCATCTCGCCCCCCGTTTGTCATCCCCAAGTTCCTCAACACGACGTCATCCCCGAGCGCTTTAATCGGGGATCCAGTACTTCTCAAGGGATCCCCGCTTTCGCGGGGATGACAAGCAGGGACGGGAATGACAGAATATCAAAAAAACGCCGCGCACTTGAGTGCGCGGCTAATGAAAAGACAAAAGAGTAAAAGTCTACATTACTTCTCAGAGTCCTGGAGCGCAGCAACCCGGAAACCAAAAGCGTTGTAACGGATGTCCGGGAGGAAGTCGAAGCGATTAGCCGCGCGCAAGAGCACAGGAACGTCATTGAACCAGGAACCGCCGCGCAGGCCTCTATATGTACCTTCATCAGGACCTGCGGGATCCACGCCACTCAGCATATATACGTTCTCTGCATACCAATCCTTCACCCACTCCCCGACATTGCCGGTCATGTTGAAGAGCCCATAGGCGTTCTTCGGGCCCCAGCCCACGGGCGCGGTTCCTTCCTGCCCAAACCAGGCCTCGTCATGACTAAGGCGGCCCGAAGGCGTGCCATAGACGCGCCAGCCGAAGAAAGGCCTTCCCTGACTTATCAGATTCTGAAATGGCTCCGATTTGGGATTCGTGATTATATCTCCCAGGACGCCGAACACCAGATTCTCGAACCGGCCATCGATGAAATCAACGACGTCGGCTGGTTTGAAGCTCCCAAGTTCCGCCTCCATCAGTTCCGGTATATTTACCGCCGGGCCACGGGCCGCGTTTTCCCACTGTGCCTCAGTGGGTAGAGCGAGTCCGCCACCACTCTTTTTCAAATACTCGATCGCATCGTTGTGCGACACAATAGTTACAGGATGATTCTCAGGCGCGCCCTCTCTTACCGAACGTCCCATCACCTCGCGATACTTCGATTCGCTTGTCGCAGTTTCACCGATCGCATAGGAAGAGAGTTGAACCCAATGAGGTATGGCGTCTTTAAACGCACTCGACCCAATCACCGTAAGTCCGCCCGGAATACCAACCATATTGTGGCCCGCGATATTCATCGCAGCAAACGATGTTAGTGCCGGTGCAGTTATCCCTGCGCAAAAAGGGTTCGTTGTCATGCCTGGCATAATGAATATCCTCCTTTATTTGCTATTGTTCGATATATGTCCCTTTATCGTACCGTGACAAAAAAAGTTGCTCGATATTTATCCCCCCTATATTTTCTAATTATGATGGCATTACAAGGAGTTGCAAAGCTGCATCCAGGGACACGCGCTGGGCGGGAAGGACCTCTGCCCGATATACAGCAGCGTTTTCGGGCCCTCTCGATGGCTGACTTGGGCTGGCTTCGGGTGGCGGCGGGTCGGGGGACCCCCATTTGACGCCAGCAGCCGCGCGATGAGGGGACGCTTCTCCTTCTGAAAAGAGAAGCGTCCCCGCCTATTGGTGATTGATCACGGCGATGCCGCAAATGGGGGTGAGCCCGGCGACAGGACCCGAAGCCAACCCGATGTCTTGGTTAAATCCGTTCTTCTTTTATCTCGGTGCCGTCGAAGATGATGCGGGTGGGGACGCCGCCCGAGATGGTCTCTATGCCGACCGGCCGGCGCCAGGCCTTGTATATATTTTTGAGACAGGCGCAGGCGTAGTCATAGCGCAGGTCCACGCCCTCGTGGGTGTGCTTGAGCATGAGCTCCCCGCGATTGCGGAAGTTGCCGTCCTCGACCGCGATCATCGGGTGTCCGAAGTTCGTGAGCTGGAAGAGGAACTGCTTCTTTATCTTCTCGAACTCGTGGCTCGCGACCTCCATCTGATCGGAGGAGAGGTTGTAGGCGTAGACGAAGAGTCTGTGCTCCTGGCAGAACTCTGGGGTCAGGAATTCGTCGATGAACGTGACGTCGTTGTAGATGCGGCGCACCTCGAATATCTTCTCGCGGCCAAGGCCGAGCTTCTTGTCCCACTTCCTTCGAGCCACCATGTCGTCGCACTCCTCGTACTCCTTGCCGAAGCGACCCTTGTTCCAGCGGTCCTCTATGTCGCGCAGGAGCTCCAGACCGATCTTGTACGGGTTGATGCGTGTCGGCCCCATCGCAACAGTTCCGGAGTGATGGTCCGCATAGTCGATGACCTCAGAATCCTTGAGCGCCCGCTGGGTCATGATCTTGGAGTGCCAGAAACTGGCCCACCCTTCGTTCAATATCTTGGTCTGGCCCTGCGGGGCGAAGTAGTACGCCTCTTCCCTCACTATCGAGAGGATGTCGTGCTCCCACTTCTCCAGAGGGGCGTTCTCCAGGAGGAAGAGGAGCACGTCCGTCTCGGGATGCTCCGGGAATTTTTTCTCGAGTTTCTCCTCATTCGCGATGACCCTGCGCTGCTCCTCCATGAACTCCTCGGGGTTCACGAATTTCTCCAGGTACGGCCGCTCGGCCTTCAGCTTATGGACCTCCCTGCGTCCCGCCAACCCCCTAACCTCCGGCGCCCTTCGTCGCCTGATCGCCGGCGCGTGATAGTCGATGAGCGTGTCCAGCGACAGGCACGCGTCCACGAAATCCTCGACCTTCTCCTGCCCCTGTTCGTCGATGTGGCGGAGCACGCGTGTCCTGTGGTTCGCCATCTCGTCCATCATCTTCCGGTTGGTATGGGCGAAGTAGACGTTGTTCTTGAAGAAGTCGCAGTGTGCATAGACGTGCGCCATCACGAGTTTCTGGTCCACGATGCCGTTGGAGTAGAGGAGATAGGCGTAACACGGGTCGGTGTTCACGACCATTTCGTAGATCTTCGACAGCCCATACGCGTAGCTCTTCGAGAGCTGCTCGTACTCCATGCCGAAGCGCCAGTGAGGATATCGATTGGGGAAACCGCCGAAGGCCGCCACCTCGTTGAGCTGGTTCCAGTCCAAAACCTCGAATATCACGTCGAAGAAGTCGAGGCCGTACTCGCGCGCGTAGCCCTCGATCTCGCGCTTCAGGGCATGCAGCTCCGGCGGGAGCGAGGTCATGTATTTCGAAGAGTAGGACTTTCCGCTAGCCATGCTATTTGCCCTTGCCCAGGAATGTCTTTATCGATTCCACGATCGCGCCACGGTCCGGTATCCTCGACGTGACGAGGATCTCGTGGCCCGGGAATCGGGCGTCGAGATCC comes from bacterium and encodes:
- a CDS encoding radical SAM protein, with the translated sequence MTTHPIRKIVFIEPSAPGFHIYKKWGLPRLGTLILGAILKKAGYEVKIFLEDIRGIDFDDVFDADLVGISTITSTAPRAYEMADIVRKAGIPVFMGGPHVSFLVEEALTHCDYVMRGEAEDSIIPFIKALEQGEGFEQIPGLCWREGDAITQNEISPFNCDLDRLPFPDFSLVGGNRKFKGDLSITPIIMSRGCPFGCNFCAVTRMFGRKYRFRSVDNVMQELRQLRPAWVFFYDDNFAANPTHTKELLRAMIAEGITPKWSAQVRIDVADDQELMDLMKRAGCTYVYIGIESINPNTLKALNKGQTPERIEWAVNRINAYGINIHGMFIFGSDQDDPETIKATVKFAKRTSLASVQFMVLTPLPGTPVYENLRDEGRLICKDWGYYDAHHVVFQPRGMSVLQLQKLTMKAMLKFYSLRQILNRLFRFDIWTMAIRAYGWRMTRKSRSSMKEFLSHLRDARQGIELRAHRTSDDLKEMLSKVNLDRIRQLKEERVRKWRSQTRARGEAT
- a CDS encoding FAD-binding oxidoreductase, which gives rise to MTQVSHETIVKAICEQVRSRAGRNSPARIRKAALSHFVPNPKEKDDLPKIDLSLLTRVLTIDEDARTCTAESGVSFSDLVKATLEKGLIPCTVPELKGITVGGAVSGCSIESMSYKLGGFHDSCLEYELVTGAGAAITCSPERNAELFHMLHGSYGTLGLITRAKFKLIPAKPYVKMTYEKHRSFSEFWRELRNHCNRADHDFIDAIIHSKDSFVICLGDMADEAPYTSNYDWLKIFYKSTNERTEDYLTTYDYFFRYDAECHWLTKTVPFMETLPARLLLGKMLLGSTNLIKWSKRVSPMMKLKKRPEVVVDVFIPSRRFEDFYRWYERDFDFYPLWIVPYRSPQLYPWINDSYAKGIDDTLFIDCAVYGKKNSRPDIDYSELLERKTIELNGLKTLISRNHFDEKTFWKVYDKPRYDKIKAQTDPSGVFMNLYDKFSPKHY
- a CDS encoding DMT family transporter encodes the protein MPAADGKRQAAAIATLVLVTAFWGATFVLVKWTVATVDVYYFLFLRFALAASLLAAIFHRKLRRPRPATLLASLILASLIFFAFALQTEGLKITTASNSSLISGMYMVMIPFFVMIYPRKKPDGFAIAAVAIASAGLFLLTRFSLTGLNAGDLMTLGCAAAFAWHITLTGEFTFKHEIAQLVVFQIAFVALMSLVAVAARGTPFTGLPPIGWLTLAITAVFATALAFTVQTWAQRVVDPTRTGIIFALEAVFGVFFGWLLGGDSFTSLSLLGACLMVAGMMISEIKPLAKYAMDKLFA
- a CDS encoding DUF5684 domain-containing protein, coding for MGEQVVVEQLQIQDIPPGVAGMSMGMIVLMVVAYLFWAYCIARIGKKLGMPLGSTFVWALIPIANFFLLLKLAAKPMWWFILLLIPIVNIVIMILMWIGIVERLGKPTWWGVCIALVPVLNLILFLMLAFEKPKAATA
- a CDS encoding aminotransferase class I/II-fold pyridoxal phosphate-dependent enzyme; translated protein: MAVAVSKRLSGLTGYPFAEIDAKVAELRAKGIDIIDFGVGDPTEPTPEIVRNALKQGADRHASGGYPSYVGSQGYRKAIAAWTKRRFNVSLDPETEISASIGAKESVFNFPEAFVNPGDVVICPNPGYPPYSRGARFAEGEIYFVNLCKKNGFLPDLDSIPLDVARRAKIMWINYPNNPTGAVCDADFFRRAIEFGKKHNVIIASDEAYTENYYGAPPHSILEFAREGVVAFQSLSKRSCMTGYRVGWVAGDRDIIAAFKKLKTNIDSGTPTFIQEAAIAALSDEGHVEWLRALYKEKRDIVVDAFKRAGLSECRPAATLYIWQEVPRNMTSVDFAKLLLDPAIAIVATPGNWIGDETAEGNPGEGFVRLAMVPTVDQCKEAADRIARRLPALI
- a CDS encoding type II toxin-antitoxin system Phd/YefM family antitoxin → MKMKSVALRDMKTGFSDYITQAQKDYILITKHGKPAAIVWGVEGRDLEDIFYMTNRAFWTTMRKRRSQKSMPWNSAKRELGL
- a CDS encoding SUMF1/EgtB/PvdO family nonheme iron enzyme, which codes for MPGMTTNPFCAGITAPALTSFAAMNIAGHNMVGIPGGLTVIGSSAFKDAIPHWVQLSSYAIGETATSESKYREVMGRSVREGAPENHPVTIVSHNDAIEYLKKSGGGLALPTEAQWENAARGPAVNIPELMEAELGSFKPADVVDFIDGRFENLVFGVLGDIITNPKSEPFQNLISQGRPFFGWRVYGTPSGRLSHDEAWFGQEGTAPVGWGPKNAYGLFNMTGNVGEWVKDWYAENVYMLSGVDPAGPDEGTYRGLRGGSWFNDVPVLLRAANRFDFLPDIRYNAFGFRVAALQDSEK
- a CDS encoding SpoVR family protein; translated protein: MASGKSYSSKYMTSLPPELHALKREIEGYAREYGLDFFDVIFEVLDWNQLNEVAAFGGFPNRYPHWRFGMEYEQLSKSYAYGLSKIYEMVVNTDPCYAYLLYSNGIVDQKLVMAHVYAHCDFFKNNVYFAHTNRKMMDEMANHRTRVLRHIDEQGQEKVEDFVDACLSLDTLIDYHAPAIRRRRAPEVRGLAGRREVHKLKAERPYLEKFVNPEEFMEEQRRVIANEEKLEKKFPEHPETDVLLFLLENAPLEKWEHDILSIVREEAYYFAPQGQTKILNEGWASFWHSKIMTQRALKDSEVIDYADHHSGTVAMGPTRINPYKIGLELLRDIEDRWNKGRFGKEYEECDDMVARRKWDKKLGLGREKIFEVRRIYNDVTFIDEFLTPEFCQEHRLFVYAYNLSSDQMEVASHEFEKIKKQFLFQLTNFGHPMIAVEDGNFRNRGELMLKHTHEGVDLRYDYACACLKNIYKAWRRPVGIETISGGVPTRIIFDGTEIKEERI